A part of Campylobacter ureolyticus ACS-301-V-Sch3b genomic DNA contains:
- the ccoG gene encoding cytochrome c oxidase accessory protein CcoG yields MPDKSNFLTNYTKKRYFVFSFIALVALILPFIRIGGNHFFLLSFDKKELHLLFSVFSTQELFLMPFVLIMVFLGVFFITTLGGRIWCGWACPQTSFRAFYRDFICTKLLKIRKNIKNKQVNPSGQFAKKLAANLIWACLTLLMASNFMWYFIPPEDFFKYLANPSDHLLMIGIVLGIALFIFTDIVFIAENFCIYICPYARVQSVMFDENTFQVIYDEKRGGKIYDEKHNKINDRPTGKNDECIGCLACVKICPTHIDIRRGMQLECINCLECADACSSIMARKNRPSLVRWTSEYALNNGKTKILRFRTVAYMIALSIAFIALLIVGSKRETMLLNINRDSSFYNLKVENSQVVIENNYIFLIENTDKVAHEFYFETNNDKISVKKPKKPVKIDARKKDKIIVTLEANEGAFEKSSVDITIPLVINAYATDNKENINVKRDTIFVYPKNSVIENKLK; encoded by the coding sequence ATGCCTGATAAATCAAATTTTTTGACAAATTACACGAAAAAAAGGTATTTTGTTTTTTCTTTTATTGCGCTAGTTGCTTTAATCTTACCGTTTATTAGAATTGGCGGAAATCACTTTTTTTTACTAAGTTTTGATAAAAAAGAACTTCATCTTTTATTTTCAGTCTTTTCGACCCAAGAGCTTTTTTTAATGCCTTTTGTTTTAATAATGGTATTTTTGGGAGTATTTTTTATAACAACTTTAGGCGGCAGAATTTGGTGTGGATGGGCCTGTCCTCAAACTAGCTTTAGAGCTTTTTATAGAGATTTTATCTGCACAAAACTTCTTAAAATAAGAAAAAATATAAAAAATAAACAAGTAAATCCAAGTGGTCAGTTTGCAAAAAAATTAGCTGCTAATCTTATTTGGGCGTGTTTAACTCTATTAATGGCTTCAAATTTTATGTGGTATTTTATCCCACCAGAAGATTTTTTTAAGTATTTGGCAAATCCAAGCGATCACCTTTTAATGATTGGTATAGTTTTAGGAATTGCTTTATTTATTTTTACCGATATTGTTTTTATAGCTGAAAATTTCTGTATTTACATCTGTCCTTACGCAAGAGTTCAATCAGTTATGTTTGATGAAAATACATTTCAAGTTATTTATGATGAAAAAAGAGGCGGTAAAATTTATGATGAAAAACATAACAAAATAAACGATCGCCCAACTGGTAAAAACGATGAATGTATCGGATGTTTAGCCTGTGTAAAAATATGTCCAACTCATATAGATATAAGACGAGGAATGCAACTTGAGTGTATAAACTGCCTAGAATGTGCTGATGCTTGTAGCAGTATCATGGCAAGAAAAAACAGACCTTCTCTTGTTAGATGGACAAGCGAATATGCGCTAAATAATGGTAAAACTAAAATTTTAAGATTTAGAACAGTTGCTTATATGATTGCTTTATCTATTGCATTTATAGCTCTTTTAATAGTTGGCTCAAAAAGAGAAACTATGCTTTTAAACATCAATAGAGATAGTAGCTTTTATAATTTAAAGGTTGAAAATAGCCAAGTTGTCATTGAAAATAACTATATATTTTTAATAGAAAATACAGATAAAGTAGCTCATGAGTTTTATTTTGAAACAAACAATGACAAAATAAGTGTTAAAAAGCCTAAAAAACCTGTAAAAATTGATGCAAGAAAAAAAGATAAAATAATTGTGACTTTAGAGGCAAATGAAGGTGCTTTTGAAAAAAGCAGTGTTGATATAACTATTCCTTTGGTAATTAATGCTTATGCAACTGATAACAAAGAAAATATAAACGTTAAAAGAGATACTATTTTTGTTTATCCAAAAAATAGCGTTATAGAAAATAAGCTAAAATAA
- the rpsU gene encoding 30S ribosomal protein S21 produces the protein MPGIKVHPNESFDEAYRKFKKQTDRNLIVTESRARRFFEPNTEIRKKQKISARKKMLKRLYMLRRYESRL, from the coding sequence TTGCCTGGTATTAAAGTGCATCCAAACGAGTCTTTTGACGAAGCGTATAGAAAGTTTAAGAAGCAAACTGACAGAAACTTAATTGTTACTGAATCAAGAGCTAGAAGATTTTTTGAGCCAAATACTGAAATTCGTAAAAAACAAAAAATTTCAGCTCGCAAAAAAATGCTAAAAAGACTTTATATGCTAAGACGCTATGAGTCAAGACTCTAA
- a CDS encoding UPF0323 family lipoprotein, with the protein MKKKFNKVKKIAAYSLVGGLGLVLAGGLAGCNNDTVNEQQSQQGAFVVIEETAPGKYKILEEFPSAETRIILKQLDGTEKVLTKEEMDALIRAENQKIENGTSNLTNPNAQISSGGMGLGEVLLTSVAGAMIGSWIGSKLFNNPAYQNQRQNAYKNPSAYQRSVNSFSNAKKTGASSKKSTGKSGFFGGGSKQKSAAS; encoded by the coding sequence ATGAAAAAGAAATTTAATAAAGTAAAAAAAATAGCAGCTTATAGTTTAGTTGGTGGTTTAGGTCTAGTTTTGGCTGGTGGACTTGCAGGTTGTAATAATGACACTGTAAACGAACAACAATCTCAGCAAGGTGCGTTTGTTGTTATTGAAGAAACAGCTCCTGGAAAATATAAAATTTTAGAAGAATTTCCAAGTGCTGAGACAAGAATTATTTTAAAGCAACTCGATGGAACAGAAAAAGTTCTAACAAAAGAAGAAATGGATGCATTAATAAGAGCTGAAAACCAAAAAATAGAAAATGGAACTTCAAATTTAACCAATCCAAACGCTCAAATCAGTAGTGGCGGAATGGGGCTTGGAGAAGTTTTATTAACAAGTGTTGCAGGTGCCATGATAGGTAGTTGGATAGGTAGTAAGCTTTTTAATAATCCAGCTTATCAAAATCAAAGACAAAATGCTTATAAAAATCCATCTGCTTATCAAAGAAGTGTAAATAGTTTTAGTAATGCTAAAAAAACAGGTGCTTCAAGTAAAAAATCAACTGGAAAAAGTGGCTTTTTCGGTGGTGGCTCAAAGCAAAAATCAGCCGCAAGTTAA
- a CDS encoding glutathionylspermidine synthase family protein, with protein MINLKKIKPLSDEYLESLGFSWHTDEDKIPYLADELVEVSQDEANAYYEAANELYDMFINAAQHIIDNNLFHEVGIPYNLVDIIKDSWENDVHWHLYGRFDLAGGLDGKPIKLIEFNADTPTALFETAIIQWAMLKENNMDESSQFNDVFEALKENFKRLVTLSEDTSKFDEYYDGWKILFSSVAGNIEDEITTRFLELCAKEAGYETEFAYVDEVEFNDEEGIFYNDVNYEFWFKLIPWENIAIDEGELAIILKNIIKNQKAIILNPAYTLLFQTKGILKILWDLYPNHPLLLEASNEPSIGKKMVRKPVLGREGANVAIFDEDGKKILEESGDYANQKQIYQEFYEFNKDKDGNSYQAGVFFAYEGCALGYRKGGEILGNFAKFVGHYIKD; from the coding sequence ATGATAAATTTAAAAAAAATTAAACCTTTAAGTGATGAATATTTAGAAAGTTTAGGCTTTTCTTGGCACACTGATGAAGATAAAATTCCATATTTAGCCGATGAGCTAGTTGAGGTTAGTCAAGATGAGGCAAATGCCTATTATGAAGCGGCAAATGAGCTTTATGATATGTTTATAAATGCTGCACAGCATATAATAGATAATAATCTTTTTCATGAAGTTGGAATTCCATATAATTTAGTTGATATTATAAAAGATAGTTGGGAAAATGATGTTCATTGGCACCTTTATGGACGATTTGACTTAGCTGGTGGGCTTGATGGAAAACCTATAAAACTAATTGAGTTTAATGCTGATACGCCAACTGCTTTGTTTGAAACAGCAATTATCCAATGGGCTATGCTAAAAGAAAATAATATGGATGAAAGTTCACAATTTAATGATGTTTTTGAAGCTTTGAAAGAGAATTTTAAACGCCTTGTAACTTTAAGCGAAGATACTTCTAAATTTGATGAGTATTATGATGGTTGGAAAATATTATTTAGTAGCGTTGCTGGAAATATCGAGGATGAAATTACGACTAGATTTTTAGAGCTTTGTGCAAAAGAAGCAGGCTATGAAACTGAGTTTGCCTATGTTGATGAGGTTGAATTTAACGATGAAGAGGGCATTTTTTATAACGATGTTAACTATGAGTTTTGGTTTAAGCTAATTCCTTGGGAAAATATTGCAATTGATGAGGGTGAGCTTGCAATAATTTTAAAAAATATTATAAAAAATCAAAAAGCTATTATTTTAAATCCAGCTTATACTTTGCTATTTCAAACAAAAGGAATTTTAAAAATTTTATGGGATTTATACCCAAATCATCCGCTTTTGCTTGAGGCTTCAAATGAGCCTTCAATAGGCAAAAAAATGGTAAGAAAACCAGTTTTGGGAAGAGAGGGTGCAAATGTTGCTATTTTTGATGAAGATGGTAAAAAAATCCTAGAAGAAAGTGGTGATTACGCAAATCAAAAACAAATTTACCAAGAGTTTTATGAGTTTAATAAAGACAAAGATGGAAATTCATATCAAGCAGGAGTATTTTTTGCTTACGAGGGATGTGCTTTAGGATATAGAAAAGGCGGGGAAATTTTAGGAAATTTTGCCAAATTTGTAGGACATTATATAAAGGATTAA
- a CDS encoding D-2-hydroxyacid dehydrogenase, with amino-acid sequence MKIVCLDALTLGDIDLSIFNKFGEFKSYDNTSNLDPNLVIERLKDADIVIVNKVLITKEIMQKTNLKLICISATGMNNIDLKAAKELKIEVKNVAGYSTNSVIQQTFASLFTLLNNTIFYSDYVKSGNWAKSEIFTNLDKPIVEIYGKKFGIIGLGEIGQGVARIAKSFGAEVAYYSTSGKNKNDEFKSISLDEMLKSFDIISIHAPLNENTKNLIGENELNKMKNGAVLMNFGRGGIVDEKALTKAVDEKDIKAILDVLEVEPMIKNHPLLNVKNKNNVLITPHVAWGSKTARDLLIKKISLNIENFLKNR; translated from the coding sequence ATGAAAATAGTTTGTTTGGATGCTCTTACTTTGGGAGATATTGATTTAAGTATATTTAATAAATTTGGTGAGTTTAAAAGCTATGATAATACTTCAAATTTAGATCCTAATTTGGTAATTGAGAGATTAAAAGATGCTGATATTGTGATAGTCAATAAGGTTTTAATAACAAAAGAGATTATGCAAAAAACAAATTTAAAGTTGATTTGTATAAGTGCAACTGGGATGAATAATATCGATTTAAAAGCAGCAAAAGAGCTTAAAATAGAGGTAAAAAATGTTGCAGGATACTCAACAAATAGCGTTATTCAACAAACTTTTGCAAGTTTATTCACACTTTTAAACAACACAATATTTTATAGTGATTATGTAAAAAGTGGCAACTGGGCAAAAAGTGAAATTTTTACAAATTTAGATAAGCCAATAGTTGAAATTTATGGTAAAAAATTTGGAATTATCGGTCTTGGAGAAATCGGTCAAGGCGTTGCAAGAATAGCAAAAAGCTTTGGTGCAGAAGTTGCATACTACTCAACAAGTGGCAAAAATAAAAATGATGAGTTTAAGAGTATTTCGCTAGATGAAATGCTTAAAAGCTTTGACATTATATCAATCCACGCTCCGCTTAATGAAAATACAAAAAATCTAATTGGCGAAAACGAGCTTAATAAAATGAAAAATGGTGCTGTTTTAATGAACTTTGGAAGAGGTGGAATAGTTGATGAAAAAGCTCTTACTAAGGCTGTTGATGAAAAAGATATAAAAGCTATTTTAGATGTGCTTGAAGTTGAGCCAATGATTAAAAACCATCCACTTTTAAATGTCAAAAATAAAAATAATGTTTTAATAACTCCGCATGTGGCATGGGGAAGTAAAACAGCTAGGGATTTGCTTATTAAAAAAATATCTTTAAACATAGAAAATTTTTTAAAAAATAGATAG
- a CDS encoding coproporphyrinogen III oxidase family protein, which produces MLLNFAQEKAVNYAHNKMQKALYKSLNIDITNENIEKIPSKDKKYMLYAHVPFCHVFCPYCSFHKYKFEANLCKDYFANLRQELKQIKEAGYDFTSMYVGGGTTLIDEDELLKTLDLAKKLFSIEEISSESDPNHIEPKTLERFKGYIDRLSVGVQSFDNDILKKVSRYYKFGSQEVLIEKLSQAIDILPTLSLDLIFNFPFQTKEQLLSDINIAKKLAPQQITFYPLMKSPITREAIAKTLGVSDDDREWEFYKIIKEEFKHYHASNAWAFSKQNSNLVDEYVGSNAEYVGVGSGAFSFLNGRLLVNAFNLEEYSNRIKSKKSPVIAVCDFNKKEKIQYVFLTKLFDGSVDIASFNAQNETNLKKELFLEINLLKLVNAIYEENGVLKPTEFGSYLTMVLMKEFYTGMDKVRAAFRDDAKVKSSKKLRVMEYDNDLKVGEDKIATA; this is translated from the coding sequence ATGTTACTAAATTTTGCACAAGAAAAAGCTGTAAATTACGCACATAATAAAATGCAAAAAGCTCTTTACAAAAGCCTAAACATAGACATTACAAATGAAAATATAGAAAAAATTCCAAGTAAAGATAAAAAATATATGCTTTATGCACATGTGCCATTTTGTCACGTTTTTTGTCCATATTGTTCATTTCATAAATATAAATTTGAAGCAAATTTATGCAAAGATTATTTTGCAAATTTAAGACAAGAGTTAAAACAAATAAAAGAAGCTGGTTATGATTTTACTTCGATGTATGTTGGTGGTGGAACTACTTTAATAGATGAAGATGAACTTTTAAAAACTCTAGATTTAGCAAAAAAACTTTTTAGCATAGAAGAAATTTCATCAGAAAGCGATCCAAATCACATTGAGCCAAAAACCTTAGAAAGATTTAAAGGCTATATTGATAGGCTAAGTGTTGGGGTTCAAAGCTTTGATAATGACATATTAAAAAAAGTTTCAAGATATTATAAATTTGGCTCACAAGAGGTTTTAATAGAAAAATTAAGCCAAGCGATTGATATTCTTCCAACTTTAAGTTTAGATTTAATATTTAACTTTCCATTCCAAACAAAAGAACAACTTTTAAGTGATATAAATATAGCTAAAAAACTTGCTCCACAACAAATTACATTTTATCCGTTAATGAAATCTCCTATCACAAGAGAGGCAATTGCTAAGACATTGGGAGTTAGTGATGATGATAGAGAGTGGGAATTTTACAAAATTATAAAAGAAGAGTTTAAGCACTATCATGCAAGTAACGCTTGGGCATTTTCTAAACAAAATTCAAATTTAGTTGATGAGTATGTTGGTTCAAATGCTGAATATGTGGGTGTTGGAAGTGGAGCATTTAGTTTTTTAAATGGCAGGCTTTTGGTAAATGCTTTTAATTTAGAGGAGTATTCTAATAGAATAAAATCTAAAAAAAGTCCCGTTATTGCTGTTTGTGATTTTAATAAAAAAGAAAAAATTCAATATGTATTTTTGACAAAACTATTTGATGGAAGTGTTGATATCGCTAGCTTTAATGCTCAAAATGAAACAAACCTTAAAAAAGAACTATTTTTAGAAATAAACTTATTAAAACTTGTAAATGCCATTTATGAAGAAAACGGAGTCTTAAAACCAACCGAGTTTGGAAGCTATCTTACAATGGTTTTAATGAAAGAGTTTTATACTGGCATGGATAAAGTAAGAGCTGCATTTAGAGATGATGCAAAAGTAAAATCAAGTAAAAAACTAAGAGTTATGGAGTATGATAACGATTTAAAGGTAGGCGAAGATAAAATTGCCACAGCTTAG
- the ung gene encoding uracil-DNA glycosylase has product MSILLENVKIEKSWKEALKDEFLSPYFENLKENLIISKKSATVFPPSNLIFNAFNLTPFDKVKVVILGQDPYHGDNQAMGLSFSVPKGVKIPPSLINIYKEIYDDLGIIEPNSGDLTYWAKQGVLLLNASLSVEKGKPNSHKDFGWHLFSDAVIKKISDEKNGVVFLLWGNFAKNKANLIDQNKHFILTAPHPSPLARGGFFGCKHFSKTNEILKKLGKSPIDWDLNNFI; this is encoded by the coding sequence ATGAGTATTTTGCTTGAAAATGTTAAAATAGAAAAAAGCTGGAAAGAGGCGTTAAAAGATGAGTTTTTATCACCATATTTTGAAAATTTAAAAGAAAATTTAATCATCTCTAAAAAATCTGCCACCGTTTTTCCACCATCAAATTTAATATTTAATGCATTTAATCTAACACCATTTGATAAAGTAAAAGTTGTTATTTTAGGACAAGATCCGTATCATGGGGATAATCAAGCCATGGGACTTAGCTTTTCAGTTCCAAAAGGTGTAAAAATTCCACCAAGTCTAATTAACATCTATAAAGAAATTTATGATGATTTAGGCATAATTGAGCCAAATAGCGGAGATTTGACATATTGGGCAAAGCAAGGTGTTTTACTTTTAAATGCGAGTTTAAGCGTTGAAAAAGGTAAGCCAAACTCACACAAAGACTTTGGTTGGCATCTGTTTAGCGATGCGGTTATTAAAAAAATAAGTGATGAAAAAAATGGAGTTGTTTTTTTACTATGGGGCAATTTTGCTAAAAATAAAGCAAATTTAATAGATCAAAATAAACATTTTATTCTAACAGCTCCACACCCAAGCCCTTTGGCAAGAGGCGGTTTTTTTGGATGCAAACATTTTTCAAAAACAAATGAAATTTTAAAAAAGCTTGGAAAAAGCCCGATTGATTGGGATTTGAATAATTTTATCTAA
- a CDS encoding Bax inhibitor-1 family protein, translating into MSLYDRDYAQDSQSIEHSLEQSSELSTFIKDTYKLIAASLIAAVAGAFVGMNAGIPRSPMLSILFLAVELIMLFGMSFADKRGMRGLALGLLFAFTFVTGLFLGPVLNMYTNGGAGHIVTQAFVMTAVAFGGLTLYAINAKADFSSWAKPLFFVLLGVIVAGLLNLFLFRSTMLSLGISSVSAILFSMYILFDTQNIIRGRYDSPIMAAVGMYLNILNLFISLLNILGILNRD; encoded by the coding sequence ATGAGTTTATACGATAGAGATTATGCACAAGATTCTCAAAGTATAGAGCATTCACTAGAACAAAGCTCAGAATTAAGTACCTTTATAAAAGATACTTATAAACTAATCGCAGCTTCATTAATTGCAGCTGTTGCAGGAGCGTTTGTAGGCATGAATGCAGGAATTCCAAGAAGCCCTATGCTTTCAATTTTATTTTTAGCAGTTGAGCTTATTATGCTTTTTGGAATGAGTTTTGCTGATAAAAGAGGTATGAGAGGACTTGCTCTTGGATTGCTTTTTGCTTTTACTTTTGTTACAGGACTTTTTTTAGGACCTGTTTTAAATATGTATACTAATGGTGGCGCAGGACATATAGTCACACAAGCTTTTGTTATGACAGCAGTTGCTTTTGGCGGACTTACACTTTATGCTATAAATGCAAAAGCTGATTTTAGTTCTTGGGCAAAGCCACTATTTTTCGTGCTTTTAGGCGTGATAGTTGCTGGACTTTTAAATCTATTTTTATTTAGAAGCACAATGCTCTCACTTGGAATTTCATCAGTAAGTGCGATTTTATTTAGTATGTACATACTTTTTGATACACAAAATATCATAAGAGGAAGATATGATTCTCCTATTATGGCAGCTGTTGGTATGTATCTAAACATATTAAATTTATTTATTTCACTTTTAAATATTTTAGGAATTTTAAATAGAGACTAA
- a CDS encoding carbonic anhydrase gives MEKYFKENAELFKTLKDNQTPHTLFIGCSDSRVVPNLITNTKPGEMFVIRNIANIIPKYRVSDEFLATTSAIEYALYILNIKDIIICGHSNCGGCAALYYDESKFDKTPNVKTWLKSLDNVKAQVEALGLSNLKKKAWFVERLNIINSIDNLLTYPGVKEGVKLGKIRIYGWHYIIETGSLFSYDMVTKDFELLNEGSDYEKIYNEIFADN, from the coding sequence ATGGAAAAGTATTTTAAGGAAAATGCTGAACTTTTTAAAACTTTAAAAGATAACCAAACTCCGCACACACTTTTTATTGGATGTTCTGACTCAAGAGTTGTGCCAAATCTTATAACAAATACAAAACCAGGTGAGATGTTTGTCATAAGAAATATAGCGAATATCATACCAAAATATAGAGTTAGTGATGAGTTTTTAGCCACAACTTCGGCCATTGAGTATGCTTTGTATATTTTAAATATAAAAGATATTATTATTTGTGGACATAGTAACTGTGGTGGGTGTGCGGCACTTTACTACGATGAGAGTAAATTTGATAAAACACCAAATGTTAAAACTTGGCTTAAATCTTTGGATAATGTTAAAGCCCAAGTTGAGGCGCTAGGACTTAGTAACTTAAAGAAAAAAGCTTGGTTTGTTGAGAGATTAAATATAATAAACTCGATTGACAACCTTTTAACTTATCCAGGTGTAAAAGAGGGCGTTAAGCTTGGAAAGATAAGAATTTATGGCTGGCATTATATCATAGAAACTGGTTCTTTGTTTAGCTATGATATGGTAACAAAAGATTTTGAATTATTAAATGAAGGAAGTGATTATGAAAAAATTTATAACGAAATTTTTGCTGATAATTAG
- a CDS encoding mechanosensitive ion channel family protein, with translation MKKFITKFLLIISIFFIGLQAKNTDLPKVDEVLTESNQTETNKTEEVKQNSVLSGIIKQSTDQISEENKTAEKEKLVEFLTDGKEANKSENEITIAELVAEKAVNSPKKTDNSNKQSLGDIVKEIKDINIKIDLLKTSTDANKTADEISSLQSTKESLLFHIPSAITNQTVDEAALIAYLTNKKDLSKKLSKLQNRKNSFDYIDANLSFTAIEIGENFYSSLLKLEYMFKDGRKESEIKKLIQDTLLNLQIKDFSNIKNKIDELNIKDDQNATLNNKYSNLISNKKTYEEILSYLSKNTNLLTGNALFVGLNLKFIIDYINDLSPFEASAINLGKIIPIILIMVLLFSIRRFLANIIYFVFTLFNKNKEKNIEIKTQVVDLIKKPLGVLLIAYGVDICLSIFYYPSPVPLIFNKAFGVIFILLYSWLVIEIINGYGIIIISKLAKKSSRKEVLNLVVKILYIVVVIVAFLLILTKMGINVSAIVASLGIGGLAVALATKDIIANLFASIMVLFDNSFSQGDWIVVGNVEGTVVETGLRKTTIRTFDNSLVFVPNSKIIDNNIINWSRRKVGRQIKMFLGLNYSTPPHMVEQVIKEIKEMLYTHPGIANPTKKDALNDMRFKYRQSIVSLDDLAGYKNNLFVTLDKFDDSSINIMIYCFTKSVVWAEFLDVKQDVMIKMMKILEKNKVGFAFPSKSVYIEETPMLKDIISVKDNGDKATETKQIDVDDKNDKNINKK, from the coding sequence ATGAAAAAATTTATAACGAAATTTTTGCTGATAATTAGTATTTTTTTCATTGGCTTACAAGCAAAAAATACAGATTTGCCAAAGGTTGATGAAGTTTTAACCGAATCAAATCAAACTGAGACAAACAAAACTGAAGAAGTTAAGCAAAATTCGGTATTAAGCGGAATTATAAAGCAAAGCACAGATCAAATTTCAGAAGAAAATAAAACCGCTGAAAAAGAAAAGCTTGTTGAGTTTTTAACCGATGGAAAAGAGGCAAATAAAAGTGAAAATGAAATTACAATTGCTGAGCTTGTAGCTGAAAAAGCTGTAAATTCACCAAAAAAGACTGATAATTCTAATAAGCAAAGTTTAGGCGATATAGTTAAAGAGATAAAAGATATAAATATAAAAATAGATCTTTTAAAAACTTCAACTGATGCTAATAAAACAGCTGATGAGATTTCTAGTTTGCAAAGCACAAAAGAAAGTTTGCTTTTTCATATCCCATCTGCTATTACAAATCAAACAGTTGATGAGGCTGCTTTAATAGCATATCTTACAAATAAAAAAGATTTAAGTAAAAAATTATCAAAACTCCAAAATAGAAAAAATTCATTTGATTATATTGATGCGAATTTAAGTTTTACTGCCATAGAGATTGGTGAGAACTTTTACTCATCTTTATTAAAGCTTGAATATATGTTTAAAGATGGTAGAAAAGAAAGCGAGATAAAAAAACTTATCCAAGATACACTTTTAAATTTACAAATTAAAGATTTTTCAAATATAAAAAATAAGATAGATGAGCTTAATATAAAAGATGATCAAAATGCCACACTTAATAATAAATATTCAAATTTAATATCAAATAAAAAAACTTATGAAGAAATTTTAAGCTATCTTTCAAAAAATACAAATTTATTAACTGGAAATGCTCTTTTTGTTGGATTAAATTTAAAATTTATAATTGATTATATTAACGACTTATCACCTTTTGAGGCAAGTGCTATAAATTTGGGAAAAATAATTCCAATTATTTTAATAATGGTTCTTCTGTTTTCAATAAGACGATTTTTAGCAAATATTATCTATTTTGTTTTTACACTCTTTAATAAAAATAAAGAAAAAAATATAGAGATAAAAACGCAAGTTGTTGATCTTATCAAAAAACCACTTGGTGTTTTATTAATAGCTTATGGTGTTGATATTTGTTTAAGTATTTTTTACTATCCAAGCCCTGTTCCACTGATATTTAACAAGGCCTTTGGAGTGATTTTTATTCTTCTATACTCTTGGCTTGTTATTGAAATTATTAATGGTTATGGAATCATAATAATTAGCAAATTAGCCAAAAAAAGCAGTAGAAAAGAAGTGCTAAATTTAGTTGTTAAAATTTTATATATCGTGGTTGTTATAGTTGCATTTTTACTTATTTTAACAAAAATGGGGATAAACGTTTCAGCCATTGTTGCTTCACTTGGAATAGGTGGTTTGGCTGTTGCTTTGGCAACCAAAGATATTATTGCAAATTTATTTGCTTCAATTATGGTTTTATTTGACAACTCATTTTCTCAAGGAGATTGGATAGTTGTAGGTAATGTTGAGGGAACTGTTGTTGAAACAGGGCTAAGAAAAACAACTATTAGAACTTTTGATAACTCTTTAGTCTTTGTTCCAAACTCAAAAATTATTGATAATAATATAATAAACTGGAGTAGAAGAAAAGTTGGAAGACAGATAAAAATGTTTTTAGGTCTAAATTATTCAACGCCTCCGCATATGGTTGAGCAAGTCATAAAAGAGATAAAAGAGATGCTTTATACTCATCCAGGCATTGCAAATCCTACAAAAAAAGATGCATTAAATGATATGAGATTTAAATATAGACAAAGCATTGTCTCATTGGATGATTTAGCAGGATATAAAAATAATTTGTTTGTAACACTTGATAAATTTGATGATTCATCTATAAATATTATGATTTATTGTTTTACTAAAAGTGTTGTTTGGGCTGAATTTTTGGACGTTAAACAAGATGTTATGATAAAAATGATGAAAATTTTAGAAAAAAATAAAGTCGGATTTGCCTTTCCCTCTAAAAGCGTCTACATAGAAGAAACTCCTATGCTTAAAGATATTATTTCAGTTAAGGATAATGGCGATAAAGCTACAGAAACAAAACAGATCGATGTAGATGATAAAAATGATAAAAATATTAACAAAAAATAG
- the sodB gene encoding superoxide dismutase [Fe] gives MLKLRVLPFCAKSNAVVSEQTCNFHYGKHHNTYVNNFNNLVKDSEFKDACFYDILTKAKGGLFNNAAQVYNHDFYWDCIAKKSDISDELKKALDKNFDDFKAEFLKAATTLFGSGWCWLAYDPNSKKLEIIQTSNAATPVTDGKIPLLVVDVWEHAYYLDTQNARPAYLEKFYENINWEFVSQAYEWALKEGVNSVKFYIKDIHPELAKKSCGCSCKA, from the coding sequence ATGTTAAAACTTAGAGTTCTTCCGTTTTGTGCAAAAAGCAACGCGGTAGTTAGTGAACAAACCTGTAATTTTCATTACGGAAAACATCATAATACTTATGTTAATAATTTCAATAATCTTGTAAAAGATAGTGAGTTTAAAGATGCTTGTTTTTATGATATCTTAACAAAAGCAAAAGGTGGTCTTTTTAATAATGCTGCTCAAGTTTACAATCACGATTTTTACTGGGATTGTATAGCTAAAAAATCAGATATTAGCGATGAGCTAAAAAAAGCTTTAGATAAAAATTTCGATGATTTTAAAGCTGAGTTTTTAAAAGCAGCTACAACATTATTTGGCTCTGGCTGGTGCTGGTTGGCTTATGATCCAAACTCAAAAAAACTTGAAATTATTCAAACTTCAAATGCGGCAACACCTGTAACTGATGGAAAAATTCCACTTTTAGTTGTTGATGTTTGGGAGCATGCATACTATCTTGATACTCAAAATGCAAGACCTGCATATTTAGAGAAATTTTATGAGAATATTAACTGGGAATTTGTATCACAAGCTTATGAGTGGGCTTTAAAAGAAGGTGTTAATTCAGTTAAATTTTACATAAAAGACATTCATCCAGAACTTGCTAAAAAAAGTTGTGGCTGTTCATGCAAAGCTTAA